A genome region from Paenibacillus pabuli includes the following:
- a CDS encoding YjcZ family sporulation protein, with protein MSGVEDTRGGYGCGGFGGFTNTGAILVLFILLVIITKSFLC; from the coding sequence ATGTCTGGAGTTGAAGATACAAGAGGCGGTTATGGATGCGGCGGATTCGGAGGATTTACAAATACAGGCGCGATTCTCGTTCTGTTCATTTTGCTCGTAATCATCACTAAATCGTTCCTCTGTTAG